One genomic region from Saprospiraceae bacterium encodes:
- a CDS encoding PKD domain-containing protein has translation MISGITCNKFEDNHDQICFKPYIDYITYFIDPIEQTIKIDSVTFLNGSRRQIRWDFGDGGYSTLEKPTHKYQPKSINESYKLSLRASNECGESIWYKTITIGPCLAIPSFDFNVVKDKVTFNNTTKVAGLNILGYKWEFGDGQIIRTESPGTHTFLKPGKYITSLTVSTDCGENTIPKEIIIDCFKDVVCNNCIKIIENGWNSRSFSLTSYTGVIGVEWNFGDGSNFVKSLSHTYTYQNEGRYTVIATISNECTSQSFKDTVFIAKPNNEYKEINLPNLYGSNSFHQIVYFNGGAYVLNSVGYFYACALSSNNVTPLPSTLFSIDPSNKLKKDAIGMTLWNIGSTGSRKLESNKWEDIEWNGQFITTKVNDLDCNIEGHYLAVGLSKSIVYNTISKYFFRIRNGEKYLAYYTYGDTNAKIGPTINLLDDESFGLIHNKISGDMYFINSSGIVVTNSTGVYKRLLSKTNVNLLLSAPKKILVDFNDNIWSLMKDGSLLRTKLSTLDSKIIWSDSINDFDVFPNSKNETEVLIAGNGILKHLSKN, from the coding sequence GTGATTTCAGGAATCACATGTAATAAATTTGAGGACAATCATGATCAAATTTGCTTTAAACCTTATATTGATTATATCACATATTTTATTGACCCAATTGAACAAACAATTAAAATTGATTCAGTAACATTTTTAAATGGATCTAGACGGCAAATACGATGGGATTTCGGAGATGGAGGTTATAGTACACTGGAAAAACCAACACATAAATACCAACCTAAATCAATTAATGAAAGCTATAAACTTAGCCTTAGAGCGAGCAATGAATGTGGTGAATCCATTTGGTATAAAACAATTACGATTGGACCATGTTTAGCGATTCCATCTTTTGATTTTAACGTAGTTAAAGACAAAGTCACTTTCAATAATACTACTAAGGTTGCGGGTTTAAATATTTTAGGATATAAGTGGGAATTTGGAGACGGACAAATTATTCGTACTGAATCTCCCGGAACGCATACCTTTCTAAAACCAGGAAAATATATCACAAGCCTCACGGTATCCACAGATTGTGGAGAAAATACTATTCCGAAAGAAATTATAATTGATTGCTTTAAGGACGTTGTATGTAATAACTGTATCAAAATAATAGAAAATGGATGGAACAGTAGATCGTTCTCATTAACCTCTTATACAGGAGTGATTGGGGTAGAATGGAATTTCGGTGATGGATCAAACTTTGTAAAATCCTTATCACACACTTATACTTATCAAAATGAAGGTAGATATACAGTTATAGCAACAATTTCAAATGAATGTACTTCACAAAGTTTCAAAGACACGGTTTTTATAGCTAAACCTAACAATGAATATAAAGAAATTAATTTGCCGAATTTGTATGGTTCAAATAGTTTTCATCAAATAGTTTATTTTAATGGTGGCGCATATGTCTTAAATTCTGTAGGATACTTTTATGCTTGTGCATTAAGCTCTAATAATGTAACACCTTTGCCCTCAACTCTTTTTTCAATTGACCCTAGCAATAAATTAAAAAAAGATGCTATTGGAATGACTTTATGGAATATAGGTTCAACAGGGTCAAGAAAATTAGAATCTAACAAATGGGAAGATATTGAGTGGAACGGACAATTTATTACTACAAAAGTAAATGATTTAGATTGTAACATTGAAGGACATTATTTGGCTGTGGGATTATCTAAATCTATTGTTTATAATACCATAAGTAAATATTTCTTTAGAATTAGAAATGGTGAAAAATATTTAGCTTATTATACTTATGGTGACACTAATGCAAAAATTGGACCTACTATCAATCTACTCGACGATGAGAGTTTTGGATTAATTCATAATAAAATTAGTGGCGATATGTATTTTATTAATTCATCAGGGATCGTAGTTACTAATTCAACCGGAGTGTATAAACGGCTTCTTTCAAAAACAAATGTAAATTTATTACTGTCAGCCCCTAAAAAAATATTGGTTGATTTTAATGATAATATTTGGTCTCTTATGAAAGACGGTTCTTTATTACGAACTAAATTAAGTACATTAGATAGTAAAATTATTTGGTCGGATTCAATCAATGATTTTGATGTTTTTCCTAATTCCAAAAATGAAACTGAGGTACTTATTGCTGGTAATGGCATTTTGAAGCATCTTTCCAAAAACTAG
- a CDS encoding AAA family ATPase: protein MNIRKAERKQAKIKMAIQGPSGSGKTYSSLLLARGLVGSLENVCVIDTENGSSDLYDHLGPFSNIPLSTPYTPEKYLQAIELAEKEGMEFIIIDSLSHAWEYLLDYHSSLSGNSFNNWSKVTPRNNALFTKILSSQAHMISTLRVKQDYVLTDKNGKMVPEKVGLKSVQKDGADYEFTLVFDINVKHKASCNKDRTGLFMDCPEFTIDSSTGDYIRNWCNNANIETRIKSAKSLKELLEIYNYNHDAELVGLFTERKTELLNNAKHLQNGKP, encoded by the coding sequence ATGAATATTCGAAAAGCTGAACGTAAACAAGCAAAAATCAAAATGGCCATTCAAGGTCCATCTGGATCTGGCAAGACATATTCTTCTCTATTACTGGCAAGAGGACTAGTAGGAAGTCTTGAGAATGTATGTGTCATTGATACAGAAAATGGTTCATCTGATCTCTATGATCATCTGGGTCCTTTTAGCAACATACCATTATCTACGCCTTATACCCCTGAAAAGTATCTCCAGGCTATTGAATTGGCAGAAAAGGAAGGTATGGAGTTTATTATTATAGACTCCTTATCTCATGCCTGGGAGTACCTCCTGGATTATCATTCAAGCCTTAGTGGTAACTCCTTTAATAACTGGTCTAAGGTTACTCCACGGAATAATGCTCTTTTTACCAAGATCCTAAGCTCACAGGCTCATATGATCTCTACACTGAGGGTAAAACAGGATTATGTACTCACCGACAAGAATGGAAAAATGGTCCCAGAGAAGGTAGGTCTCAAATCAGTACAAAAAGATGGAGCTGATTATGAATTTACCTTAGTCTTTGATATCAATGTCAAACACAAAGCATCCTGTAATAAGGACCGGACAGGTCTATTTATGGATTGTCCTGAGTTTACCATAGATAGTAGTACCGGGGATTATATCAGGAACTGGTGTAATAATGCCAATATCGAGACCAGGATTAAATCGGCTAAGTCACTCAAAGAACTACTGGAAATCTACAACTACAATCACGACGCTGAACTGGTAGGTCTATTTACCGAACGAAAAACAGAATTATTAAATAACGCAAAACATCTTCAAAATGGAAAACCATAA
- a CDS encoding DUF3871 family protein, whose amino-acid sequence MENHNSFIVANTLPISLQEIHDRHIIPVFAKDNSALISQSQIIETTQDTLSALGYSPDAAEIRVSHPIMGRTPEARFKQPSELLPHEITLYYERMMFLLRIPTIRSTVNGHELSLVVGGIKSYSWDNLGRDHKAQQHFKFFVGFQVFVCSNLCVSSDGAVLELKANSSHMITSQIKEMMEVYKPEKHLHWLEDLENYNLTTSQFAHFLGRASMQPYVKDSPDYSLSTTQANSVVKGYYSDPHFGHNDDQISLWNLYNLITESSKGAYIDGFLDRNVTGSKIVDDLCINLKQGSPSWYLN is encoded by the coding sequence ATGGAAAACCATAATTCATTTATTGTAGCTAATACACTACCAATAAGTTTACAAGAAATCCATGATAGACACATTATACCAGTGTTTGCCAAGGACAATTCAGCTTTGATCTCTCAATCTCAGATTATTGAGACTACCCAGGATACTTTATCTGCCTTAGGGTATTCTCCTGATGCAGCTGAAATCAGAGTATCACACCCTATAATGGGTAGAACTCCTGAAGCCAGGTTTAAGCAGCCTAGTGAGCTTTTACCACATGAGATCACCCTTTACTATGAAAGAATGATGTTCCTGCTTAGAATACCTACCATAAGGTCTACAGTCAATGGACATGAGTTATCATTGGTTGTAGGAGGTATAAAATCCTACTCCTGGGATAATCTAGGCAGGGATCATAAAGCTCAACAGCATTTTAAGTTCTTTGTAGGCTTCCAGGTCTTTGTCTGTTCTAATCTATGTGTATCCTCTGATGGAGCAGTTTTAGAATTAAAGGCTAATTCATCTCATATGATCACATCACAAATCAAGGAGATGATGGAGGTCTATAAGCCAGAAAAGCATCTCCATTGGCTTGAAGATCTTGAAAACTATAATCTGACTACATCCCAATTTGCCCATTTTTTGGGTAGAGCCTCGATGCAACCATATGTAAAAGATTCACCAGATTATTCTCTGTCTACTACTCAAGCAAACTCAGTAGTCAAAGGATACTACTCAGATCCGCATTTTGGACATAATGATGATCAAATCTCACTGTGGAATCTGTATAATCTCATCACTGAATCCAGTAAAGGAGCTTATATCGATGGCTTCCTGGATAGGAATGTAACAGGATCAAAGATCGTAGATGATCTCTGTATTAACCTTAAACAAGGATCACCTAGCTGGTACTTGAACTAG
- a CDS encoding SAM-dependent DNA methyltransferase, protein MNQAVHNRLVSFIWSIADDCLRDVYVRGKYRDVILPMVVLRRLDALLEPTKAAVLEELIFQREEAKFTEWDENGLRQASGYVFYNTSEWTLQRLHDTATNNQQILQANFEDYLNGFSGNVKEIIEKFKLKSQVRHMASKDVLLNVLEKFTSPYINLTPIEKNDPEGRKLPPLTNLGMGYVFEELIRKFNEDNNEEAGEHFTPREVIDLMTHIIFEPVKDKLPPVMTIYDPACGSGGMLTESQNFVKDEEGEIKAKGDVYLYGKEINDETYAICKSDMMIKGNNPENIRVGSTLSTDEFAGTTFDFMLSNPPYGKSWASEQKFIKDGKDIIDPRFQIKLKNYWGIEEDADATPRSSDGQLLFLMEMVNKLKPLTQSPLGSRIASVHNGSSLFTGDAGGGESNIRRYIIENDWLEAIVQMPNNLFYNTGITTYIWILSNNKAKVRKGKVQLIDAGLLFRKLRKNLGNKNCEFAPEHIREIVSVYENMQAVDRDIHPETQEEQGIAAQLFDNTDFGYYKVTIERPKRLKAQFTADRIAELRFDKSLREPMICAYESFGEKAYSDIAKHEKEIIEWCEKNELNLNAKQSKTLVSESLWTKQLELLNTATKLMQAIGNDEYSDYNLFKEKVDAALKANKAKLSASEKNAILNAVSWYDATAEKVIKGTTKLTGDKLEQLLEYLDCTETELADYGYFATNKKGEYIDYETESDLRDTENVPLKENIYRYFLREVKPHVAEAWINLDATKIGYEISFNKYFYRHKPLRTIEEVSTDILKLEALSDGLIREILNLA, encoded by the coding sequence ATGAACCAGGCAGTACACAATAGATTAGTTTCCTTCATATGGTCCATAGCTGACGATTGTTTGCGGGATGTATACGTGAGAGGAAAATACCGGGATGTCATTTTGCCCATGGTAGTACTACGTAGATTAGATGCATTGCTTGAACCCACTAAAGCAGCAGTGCTAGAGGAGTTGATTTTTCAAAGGGAAGAAGCCAAGTTTACTGAATGGGATGAGAATGGTTTAAGACAGGCCAGTGGGTATGTTTTTTACAACACAAGTGAATGGACTCTCCAACGATTACACGATACTGCTACTAATAATCAACAAATACTTCAAGCCAATTTTGAAGATTACCTAAATGGATTTAGTGGAAACGTAAAAGAGATCATCGAAAAATTCAAACTCAAAAGCCAGGTAAGGCACATGGCATCGAAAGATGTTTTGTTGAATGTGTTGGAGAAATTCACATCACCTTATATCAATCTTACCCCTATTGAAAAGAATGATCCTGAAGGTCGCAAACTACCTCCATTAACCAACCTGGGTATGGGTTATGTGTTTGAAGAACTGATACGTAAATTTAACGAAGACAACAATGAAGAAGCTGGAGAGCACTTTACACCTCGTGAGGTTATTGACCTCATGACACATATTATATTTGAGCCTGTAAAAGACAAGCTCCCACCTGTAATGACCATCTACGATCCTGCCTGTGGTAGTGGTGGTATGCTTACCGAGTCTCAGAATTTTGTAAAGGATGAAGAAGGCGAAATTAAAGCAAAAGGTGATGTGTATTTATATGGCAAGGAGATAAACGATGAAACCTATGCCATTTGCAAATCGGATATGATGATTAAGGGCAACAACCCTGAAAATATTCGAGTAGGCTCAACATTGAGTACTGATGAATTTGCAGGAACAACCTTTGACTTTATGCTGTCTAATCCTCCTTATGGTAAGTCCTGGGCAAGTGAGCAGAAGTTTATAAAAGATGGTAAAGATATTATAGACCCTCGTTTCCAAATCAAACTGAAAAACTATTGGGGCATTGAAGAAGATGCAGATGCTACGCCTCGTTCATCAGATGGACAGTTACTTTTCCTCATGGAGATGGTCAATAAACTGAAACCATTAACCCAAAGTCCATTGGGTTCCCGTATAGCATCAGTACATAACGGGAGCAGCTTATTTACAGGTGATGCTGGAGGTGGTGAAAGCAATATCCGCAGATACATTATTGAAAACGATTGGTTGGAAGCCATTGTGCAAATGCCCAATAACTTGTTTTACAATACAGGCATTACTACCTATATCTGGATTTTGAGCAATAATAAAGCAAAGGTCCGCAAAGGCAAAGTTCAGTTAATAGATGCTGGTTTATTGTTCCGAAAATTACGTAAAAACCTGGGAAATAAAAACTGTGAGTTTGCACCAGAACATATCCGTGAAATAGTATCTGTATATGAGAATATGCAAGCGGTTGATCGTGATATTCATCCCGAAACCCAGGAAGAACAAGGCATAGCAGCTCAATTATTTGACAATACTGACTTTGGCTATTACAAAGTAACCATTGAGCGACCAAAAAGATTGAAAGCACAGTTTACAGCTGATCGTATTGCAGAATTGCGTTTTGATAAAAGCTTACGTGAACCTATGATTTGCGCTTATGAATCTTTTGGTGAAAAAGCATATTCAGACATAGCCAAGCACGAGAAGGAAATAATCGAATGGTGTGAAAAAAATGAGTTAAACCTCAATGCCAAACAAAGTAAAACATTGGTGAGTGAATCCCTATGGACAAAGCAGTTGGAGTTACTAAACACAGCTACCAAATTGATGCAAGCCATTGGCAATGACGAGTACAGTGACTATAATCTCTTTAAAGAAAAGGTAGATGCAGCATTGAAAGCTAATAAAGCCAAACTCTCCGCTTCTGAAAAAAATGCTATATTAAATGCTGTTAGCTGGTACGATGCCACAGCCGAAAAAGTGATTAAAGGAACTACCAAATTAACTGGAGATAAACTGGAACAACTGCTGGAGTATTTGGATTGTACAGAAACTGAACTTGCTGACTATGGATATTTTGCTACCAACAAAAAAGGCGAATACATTGATTATGAAACTGAAAGTGATTTACGGGATACCGAAAATGTACCACTAAAAGAAAACATTTACCGCTACTTTTTGCGTGAAGTAAAACCCCATGTAGCTGAGGCTTGGATAAACCTGGATGCTACCAAAATTGGTTATGAAATAAGTTTCAACAAATACTTCTACCGCCACAAACCTTTGCGTACTATTGAAGAAGTAAGTACCGATATTTTGAAGCTGGAAGCATTGAGTGATGGTTTAATTCGTGAAATTTTAAATCTGGCTTAA
- a CDS encoding restriction endonuclease subunit S: protein MEMVLENTTVKKYSAYKDSGVEWLREIPEHWKVLPGLSFIFENKDRNKGMIRNTILSLSYGNIRVKGEDELTGLVPESFETYQFVNKGDLIFRPTDLQNDTVSLRSSISEFEGIITNAYLNLRFKSKANSKFFHYFFRAIDNNKVIYGLGSGLRQNISYLDFRRFQFPFPPFEEQTAIAAFLDRKTTLIDQAIDIKQKQIELLKERRQILIHKAVTRGLNPKVKMKYSGVEWIGEIPDGWEVKRLGILTDIIDPQPDHRAPKMDDNGLPYLGIRDINDDGSINIHTARMVDVKAIEKQERSFTLNDGDILYGKVGTLGNPKRVSLGGERVALSATLVIIKNKTELLTRYLKFALDSNMLYDQIERIITGATRPALGIQQIRKFQIVIPSEFDLVVIVEYLETSSSKIANAISLKEQEIEKLKEYKATLINSAVTGKIKVYDDAK, encoded by the coding sequence ATGGAAATGGTATTAGAAAATACGACAGTCAAAAAATATTCTGCCTATAAAGATTCGGGAGTGGAATGGTTGAGGGAGATTCCAGAACATTGGAAAGTACTACCTGGACTAAGTTTTATTTTTGAGAATAAGGATAGAAATAAGGGAATGATTCGAAATACCATTCTTTCTTTAAGTTATGGAAATATAAGAGTTAAAGGTGAAGATGAACTCACAGGGCTAGTTCCTGAATCATTTGAAACTTATCAATTTGTCAATAAAGGTGATTTAATTTTCAGACCAACAGATTTGCAAAATGATACAGTAAGTTTGAGAAGCTCCATATCAGAATTTGAAGGTATTATTACCAATGCTTATCTTAACTTGAGATTTAAATCAAAAGCTAATTCAAAGTTCTTTCATTATTTTTTTAGGGCAATCGACAATAATAAAGTTATTTATGGTTTAGGTTCTGGACTTAGACAAAATATTAGTTATCTGGATTTTAGAAGATTTCAATTTCCATTCCCACCATTTGAAGAACAAACCGCCATTGCAGCCTTTCTCGATCGCAAAACAACCTTGATAGACCAAGCCATTGACATCAAACAAAAACAAATAGAACTACTCAAAGAACGCAGGCAAATACTCATACACAAAGCCGTTACTCGTGGACTAAACCCCAAGGTAAAAATGAAATATAGTGGTGTGGAGTGGATTGGGGAGATACCGGATGGTTGGGAAGTGAAGAGGTTGGGTATCCTTACTGATATAATTGATCCACAACCAGATCATAGGGCTCCTAAAATGGATGATAATGGGTTGCCTTATCTAGGGATCAGAGATATTAATGATGATGGATCAATAAATATACATACTGCAAGAATGGTAGATGTTAAGGCAATAGAGAAGCAGGAAAGGTCATTCACGCTAAATGATGGAGATATATTGTATGGGAAAGTCGGTACACTTGGCAATCCTAAAAGAGTAAGTTTAGGTGGTGAAAGAGTAGCATTGTCAGCCACTCTTGTAATAATAAAAAACAAAACTGAATTATTGACAAGATATTTAAAATTTGCACTTGATAGCAATATGCTATATGATCAAATTGAAAGAATTATTACAGGTGCTACAAGACCAGCTCTAGGTATTCAGCAGATTAGAAAATTTCAAATTGTGATCCCATCTGAATTTGATCTTGTAGTTATTGTTGAATATTTAGAAACCTCTTCATCCAAAATCGCTAACGCCATTTCCCTCAAAGAGCAAGAAATAGAAAAGCTAAAAGAATACAAAGCCACATTGATTAATAGTGCGGTAACGGGTAAAATAAAAGTATATGACGATGCCAAGTAA
- a CDS encoding helix-turn-helix domain-containing protein, with the protein MKTIKIESVTLDDLLHAIDKLIGKRLSALIVYKDTARLLTREQIKDQFGISLSTIHRYVIRGILIPKRIGGKVYFDHAAILDAIK; encoded by the coding sequence ATGAAAACTATAAAGATCGAGTCAGTCACCTTAGATGATCTACTTCATGCCATTGATAAACTGATAGGTAAAAGGCTATCAGCACTCATAGTATATAAGGATACAGCAAGACTTTTAACTCGAGAACAGATTAAAGATCAATTCGGTATTAGCCTTTCAACTATCCATAGATATGTTATCAGAGGTATCCTGATACCCAAAAGGATAGGTGGTAAGGTCTATTTTGACCATGCGGCCATACTTGATGCAATCAAGTAG